In a genomic window of Nomascus leucogenys isolate Asia chromosome 4, Asia_NLE_v1, whole genome shotgun sequence:
- the WNT5A gene encoding protein Wnt-5a, producing the protein MKKSIGILSPGVALGMAGSAMSSKFFLMALAIFFSFAQVVIEANSWWSLGMNNPVQMSEVYIIGAQPLCSQLAGLSQGQKKLCHLYQDHMQYIGEGAKTGIKECQYQFRHRRWNCSTVDNTSVFGRVMQIGSRETAFTYAVSAAGVVNAMSRACREGELSTCGCSRAARPKDLPRDWLWGGCGDNIDYGYRFAKEFVDARERERIHAKGSYESARILMNLHNNEAGRRTVYNLADVACKCHGVSGSCSLKTCWLQLADFRKVGDALKEKYDSAAAMRLNSRGKLVQVNSRFNSPTTQDLVYIDPSPDYCVRNESTGSLGTQGRLCNKTSEGMDGCELMCCGRGYDQFKTVQTERCHCKFHWCCYVKCKKCTEIVDQFVCK; encoded by the exons ATGAAG aAGTCCATTGGAATATTAAGCCCAGGAGTTGCTTTGGGGATGGCTGGAAGTGCAATGTCTTCCAAGTTCTTCCTAATGGCTTTGGCCATATTTTTCTCCTTCGCCCAGGTTGTAATTGAAGCCAATTCTTGGTG GTCGCTAGGTATGAATAACCCTGTTCAGATGTCAGAAGTATATATTATAGGAGCACAGCCTCTCTGCAGCCAACTGGCAGGACTTTCTCAAGGACAGAAGAAACTGTGCCACTTGTATCAGGACCACATGCAGTACATTGGAGAAGGCGCGAAGACAGGCATCAAAGAATGCCAGTATCAATTCCGACATCGAAGGTGGAACTGCAGCACTGTGGATAACACCTCTGTTTTTGGCAGGGTGATGCAGATAG GCAGCCGCGAGACGGCCTTCACATACGCGGTGAGCGCAGCAGGGGTGGTGAACGCCATGAGCCGGGCGTGCCGCGAGGGCGAGCTGTCCACCTGCGGCTGCAGCCGCGCCGCACGCCCCAAGGACCTGCCGCGGGACTGGCTCTGGGGCGGCTGCGGCGACAACATCGACTATGGCTACCGCTTTGCCAAGGAGTTTGTGGACGCCCGCGAGCGGGAGCGCATCCACGCCAAAGGCTCCTACGAGAGTGCTCGCATCCTCATGAACCTGCACAACAATGAGGCGGGCCGCAGG ACGGTGTACAACCTGGCTGATGTGGCCTGCAAGTGCCATGGGGTGTCCGGCTCATGTAGCCTGAAGACATGCTGGCTGCAGCTGGCGGACTTCCGCAAGGTGGGTGATGCCCTGAAGGAGAAGTACGACAGCGCGGCGGCCATGCGGCTCAACAGCCGGGGCAAGTTGGTGCAGGTCAACAGCCGCTTCAACTCGCCCACCACACAAGACCTGGTCTACATCGACCCTAGCCCTGACTACTGCGTGCGCAATGAGAGCACCGGCTCGCTGGGCACGCAGGGCCGCCTGTGCAACAAGACGTCGGAGGGCATGGATGGCTGCGAGCTCATGTGCTGCGGCCGCGGCTACGACCAGTTCAAGACCGTGCAGACGGAGCGCTGCCACTGCAAGTTCCACTGGTGCTGCTACGTCAAGTGCAAGAAGTGCACGGAGATCGTGGACCAGTTTGTGTGCAAGTAG